The following are encoded in a window of Salinibacter ruber DSM 13855 genomic DNA:
- a CDS encoding orotate phosphoribosyltransferase has product MPSMDRGTFSSSSRAELIEIGRKLYEEALVRREDELITDPRGQPIGWLLDTRVPTLDGELFTEVGSVIAERLRERGARQVVGYGFGAHPLVCSVLAVSEGDEFKGGLIREERKEHGRRRLVEGPIDADQPVVMVDDIINSGRSASEALRLVRSAGFAVDGLLTLFNFTWSNGQDRIEAEGLWVDSLLDLNLQEGTGSGSDSA; this is encoded by the coding sequence ATGCCGTCGATGGATCGCGGTACATTTAGCTCTTCCTCCCGGGCCGAACTCATTGAGATCGGCCGCAAGCTCTACGAAGAAGCCCTGGTGCGCCGGGAGGACGAGTTGATCACCGATCCGCGGGGCCAGCCGATCGGGTGGCTCCTGGACACACGCGTGCCCACACTCGACGGGGAACTGTTCACGGAAGTCGGGTCGGTGATTGCCGAGCGGCTCCGAGAGCGGGGCGCCCGCCAGGTGGTAGGGTACGGGTTCGGGGCCCATCCCCTCGTCTGCAGCGTGTTGGCCGTGAGTGAGGGCGACGAGTTTAAGGGGGGGCTCATCCGAGAAGAGCGGAAGGAGCACGGGCGGCGCCGGCTCGTGGAGGGGCCCATCGACGCCGACCAGCCCGTCGTGATGGTGGACGACATCATCAACAGCGGCCGCAGTGCCTCCGAGGCCCTTCGCCTCGTGCGCAGTGCCGGGTTTGCGGTTGACGGGCTCCTGACGCTCTTCAACTTCACCTGGAGCAACGGCCAGGACCGCATCGAGGCGGAGGGCCTGTGGGTGGACTCCCTCCTCGACCTCAACCTGCAGGAGGGGACGGGCAGCGGGTCCGACAGCGCGTAG